A region from the Algoriphagus machipongonensis genome encodes:
- a CDS encoding DUF1801 domain-containing protein, with amino-acid sequence MASTNKTTETEVSVSDFIDSFVSSERKKKESFQLIDLMSEWSGFEAKMWGPSIIGFGRYHYKYDSGHEGEMPLIGFSPRKAAFSLYVYTESEANKLLLDQLGKFKMGKACIYVNKLEDINLPVLEKLCKGTMGNLNRRGC; translated from the coding sequence ATGGCGTCGACGAATAAAACAACTGAAACAGAGGTTAGCGTAAGTGATTTTATTGACTCCTTTGTCAGCAGCGAGCGAAAGAAAAAGGAAAGTTTCCAACTGATTGATTTGATGAGTGAATGGTCTGGTTTTGAAGCGAAAATGTGGGGGCCAAGTATTATTGGTTTTGGGCGCTATCACTACAAATACGATAGTGGTCATGAAGGGGAAATGCCATTAATAGGTTTCTCACCAAGGAAAGCTGCTTTTTCACTTTATGTATATACCGAATCTGAGGCGAATAAATTGTTGTTAGATCAGCTCGGTAAATTTAAAATGGGAAAGGCCTGTATTTATGTGAATAAACTTGAGGATATCAATTTGCCGGTTTTAGAGAAGCTTTGTAAGGGTACTATGGGTAACCTGAATAGGAGAGGGTGCTAG
- a CDS encoding SRPBCC family protein produces MASEMIVEKSVVIDQPKDVVFDYLKYSKNMDNYSVWNLKDPNKKTEYIGKDGTVGFVYKWDSTDKSVGAGEQKIANIVKGERIEYEMKFERPMKNVGTSKFLISSINDKQTQVTWDFRGPTKFPMSLFKWIFQKMLGKDLMMSLENLKKILEK; encoded by the coding sequence ATGGCAAGTGAAATGATTGTTGAAAAATCCGTGGTGATTGATCAACCCAAGGACGTTGTTTTTGATTATCTAAAATATTCCAAAAACATGGATAATTACAGCGTTTGGAATTTGAAGGATCCCAATAAGAAAACTGAGTATATTGGTAAAGATGGGACTGTTGGCTTTGTTTATAAGTGGGATAGTACCGATAAAAGTGTGGGAGCTGGGGAGCAGAAAATTGCAAATATCGTCAAAGGAGAACGGATAGAATATGAGATGAAATTTGAGAGGCCCATGAAAAATGTGGGAACCTCTAAATTTTTAATTTCCTCTATCAATGATAAGCAAACGCAGGTGACTTGGGATTTTCGAGGACCGACCAAATTCCCCATGAGTCTCTTTAAATGGATTTTTCAAAAAATGCTTGGGAAGGACTTAATGATGAGTCTGGAGAATTTAAAGAAGATTTTAGAAAAGTAA
- a CDS encoding YdeI/OmpD-associated family protein — protein sequence MNFTTETFCPANSQDWRKWLSENHKSKDGIWLIVYTKSSDSPNLTWSEAVDEALCFGWIDGIKRPLDQDRYQQYFTKRKPKSNWSRINKEKVENLIKSGLMTEAGFQCIEVAKENGSWTFLDSVENLEVPADLNIALDKFTGAKDFFTGLSKSIRKQMLYWVISARRPETRKKRIDEIVLCASQEKKPKQF from the coding sequence ATGAATTTCACTACTGAAACTTTTTGCCCAGCCAATTCACAAGATTGGAGAAAATGGCTTTCTGAAAATCATAAAAGTAAAGATGGAATTTGGTTGATTGTCTATACTAAAAGCTCGGATTCCCCCAATTTAACTTGGAGCGAGGCCGTAGATGAAGCACTCTGTTTTGGGTGGATTGATGGAATCAAAAGACCCTTGGATCAGGATAGATACCAGCAATATTTTACCAAAAGGAAACCCAAAAGCAATTGGTCAAGAATCAATAAGGAGAAAGTTGAAAATTTGATCAAATCAGGATTAATGACGGAAGCAGGTTTTCAATGTATTGAAGTCGCCAAAGAAAATGGGAGCTGGACTTTTCTGGATTCGGTGGAAAACTTGGAAGTTCCTGCCGATCTAAATATTGCTCTGGATAAATTCACCGGAGCAAAAGACTTTTTTACGGGCTTGAGCAAATCGATTCGAAAACAAATGCTGTATTGGGTTATCTCGGCTAGGAGGCCCGAAACACGTAAAAAACGCATAGATGAAATTGTACTTTGTGCGAGCCAGGAAAAGAAGCCGAAACAGTTTTAA
- a CDS encoding VOC family protein → MAQINNHINYVEFKAKDLQEIKSFYQNCFNWQFEDYGPKYTAFSNSGLDGGFEKSDEEAINGALVVLYHEQLESVRETIITNQGVISKEIFSFPGGRRFQFIDPAGNELAVWSDQ, encoded by the coding sequence ATGGCACAAATAAATAACCATATTAATTATGTGGAATTTAAAGCAAAGGATTTACAGGAAATAAAATCCTTTTATCAGAATTGCTTTAATTGGCAATTTGAAGATTATGGCCCCAAGTATACCGCTTTCTCGAATAGTGGTTTAGATGGAGGATTTGAAAAATCAGATGAGGAAGCAATAAATGGGGCTTTGGTGGTATTATATCACGAGCAACTGGAAAGCGTTAGAGAAACTATTATTACAAATCAAGGAGTGATTTCAAAGGAGATTTTTTCCTTCCCCGGGGGGCGCAGATTTCAATTTATTGATCCAGCCGGAAATGAATTGGCGGTTTGGTCAGATCAATAA
- a CDS encoding DUF1905 domain-containing protein, with the protein MINHSLEGKIKYQFSAKLWRHNSEGGWYFITLPSDYSNEIRSNLQWQEEGWGRMKAIAQLKGINWNTSIWFDTKKKSYILPIKSEIRKKLLLQEDDLLTMNILI; encoded by the coding sequence ATGATCAATCATTCCTTGGAAGGAAAAATAAAATATCAGTTTTCCGCAAAATTATGGAGGCATAATTCTGAAGGAGGCTGGTATTTTATTACCCTACCTTCAGATTATTCTAATGAAATAAGAAGTAACCTTCAGTGGCAAGAAGAGGGGTGGGGGAGAATGAAGGCTATAGCTCAGTTAAAGGGCATAAATTGGAATACCTCTATTTGGTTTGATACCAAAAAGAAAAGCTATATTCTCCCTATAAAATCAGAGATTAGAAAGAAACTTTTATTGCAAGAAGATGACTTGCTTACGATGAACATTCTCATTTGA
- a CDS encoding alpha/beta hydrolase: MNQFKLAFLASFLLCAFSAQAQDGTIYPLEAPDEPNAILLNTGGVDDQPASESWFRQWGDPMARNITTATLTPFLPAPGTGNGTAVIVAPGGGFRWLSLGNEGWEVAEALAKQGIAAFVLKYRLHPTPDSLDDFSDWMNRPRTPATPPSGNSAGETPVRPAPMDLSNQLEDAEAAYAMILDRADEWGVDINRIGMIGFSAGAGLTMHSTLNSETMKLAFIGPIYGGMGPVDVPEDAPPMFNVIASDDFLFRGQFGVIDSWYKAGIPVEFHLYQNGGHGFGLGNPNRTSNKWFDAFIHWLEVNKFLEGK; the protein is encoded by the coding sequence ATGAACCAATTTAAGTTAGCCTTTTTGGCTTCTTTTCTTTTATGTGCTTTTTCTGCACAAGCTCAGGATGGAACGATCTACCCACTTGAGGCTCCTGATGAACCAAATGCCATTCTTTTAAACACCGGGGGTGTTGACGACCAGCCAGCCTCTGAGTCTTGGTTTCGTCAATGGGGAGATCCCATGGCAAGAAATATTACTACAGCAACACTTACCCCATTTCTTCCTGCACCAGGAACTGGAAATGGTACGGCTGTCATCGTCGCCCCAGGAGGTGGTTTTCGATGGTTATCCTTGGGAAACGAGGGTTGGGAAGTTGCTGAAGCTCTTGCAAAGCAAGGAATTGCCGCATTTGTACTAAAATACCGATTGCATCCGACGCCAGATTCTTTGGATGATTTTAGTGATTGGATGAATCGTCCAAGAACTCCAGCTACGCCACCTTCAGGAAATTCTGCTGGTGAAACCCCAGTAAGACCAGCTCCAATGGACTTATCGAATCAATTAGAAGATGCGGAAGCTGCCTATGCGATGATTTTGGATCGAGCAGATGAATGGGGAGTTGATATCAACCGAATCGGAATGATTGGATTTTCTGCAGGAGCAGGATTGACTATGCACTCTACTTTAAATTCCGAAACCATGAAATTGGCATTTATTGGACCAATTTATGGAGGAATGGGACCTGTGGATGTCCCTGAAGATGCACCACCAATGTTTAATGTAATTGCTTCGGATGATTTTCTGTTTAGAGGTCAGTTTGGAGTGATTGATTCATGGTATAAAGCAGGAATTCCTGTGGAGTTTCACCTATACCAAAATGGGGGCCATGGATTCGGACTTGGTAACCCAAATCGAACCAGCAACAAATGGTTTGATGCATTTATTCATTGGCTTGAAGTGAATAAATTTTTGGAAGGAAAATAA
- a CDS encoding cryptochrome/photolyase family protein gives MKKAINLIFPHQLFSKSSLLENGNEIYLIEEFLFFKQYNFHKQKIAFHRASMKAFQRFLEKKGNKVHYIDSNSELSDIRNFSNEIDQKKIKEVHCIDPVDDWLEKRIKKMAGSCDLTFYENPAFLNSKKDLGGFFKPDKKSFFQTTFYKQQRKKRKILLDKNQDPEGGSWTYDKENRKKYPKGKTPPPIQFPDATGFWEEACSYTKKYFQDNPGKLNKQPIYSINTEQAEAWFKQFLKSRFHEFGTYEDAIVKEESYLNHSLLSPLINVGFLLPEFVLEDSLTFAKSENVPINSTEGFVRQIIGWREFIRGMYESKGSFSRTKNFWGFKRKIPASFYDGSTGIEPVDQTIKKVLETGYCHHIERLMILGNFMLLCEFDPDEVYRWFMELFIDAYDWVMVPNVYGMSQFADGGLFATKPYVAGSNYLKKMSNYPKGEWESVWDGLFWRFIDAHSDFFKSNPRLSMMNHTWDKMDQKKKKAHLEKAEKFLEKLGG, from the coding sequence ATGAAAAAAGCGATTAATCTTATTTTTCCTCATCAACTGTTTTCAAAAAGTTCGTTACTGGAAAACGGGAATGAAATTTATCTGATTGAAGAATTTCTGTTTTTTAAGCAGTACAACTTTCACAAGCAAAAGATCGCTTTTCATCGTGCTTCCATGAAAGCATTTCAAAGGTTTTTGGAAAAGAAAGGGAATAAGGTTCATTACATCGATTCGAATTCCGAGCTTTCCGATATTAGAAATTTCTCGAATGAAATCGATCAAAAGAAGATCAAAGAGGTTCATTGTATAGACCCTGTAGATGATTGGCTGGAAAAAAGAATCAAGAAAATGGCTGGTTCCTGTGACCTGACATTTTATGAAAATCCCGCTTTTTTAAATTCCAAGAAGGATTTAGGAGGGTTTTTTAAACCTGATAAAAAGTCTTTTTTCCAAACTACTTTTTATAAGCAGCAGCGGAAAAAGAGAAAAATTTTATTGGATAAAAATCAGGATCCAGAAGGAGGGAGTTGGACTTATGATAAAGAAAATCGAAAGAAATACCCTAAGGGAAAAACTCCTCCACCTATTCAGTTTCCGGATGCCACAGGATTTTGGGAAGAAGCATGCAGCTATACGAAAAAGTATTTTCAGGATAATCCCGGAAAACTTAACAAGCAACCTATTTACTCTATCAATACTGAACAGGCTGAGGCTTGGTTTAAGCAGTTCTTAAAGTCTCGATTTCATGAATTTGGGACATACGAAGATGCCATTGTCAAGGAGGAATCTTACCTCAACCACAGCCTACTTTCTCCCTTGATCAATGTGGGTTTTCTACTTCCAGAATTTGTCTTGGAAGATAGTTTAACCTTTGCCAAATCAGAGAATGTACCCATCAATTCTACCGAAGGATTTGTTCGGCAAATCATCGGATGGAGAGAGTTTATACGAGGAATGTACGAGAGTAAAGGAAGCTTTTCCAGAACCAAAAATTTTTGGGGTTTCAAACGAAAGATCCCAGCAAGCTTTTATGATGGGAGTACGGGAATAGAACCAGTGGACCAGACGATTAAAAAGGTGTTGGAAACTGGATATTGTCATCATATCGAGCGTTTGATGATTTTGGGAAACTTCATGTTGCTCTGTGAATTTGATCCGGACGAAGTCTATCGCTGGTTTATGGAGTTGTTTATCGATGCCTACGATTGGGTGATGGTTCCCAATGTCTATGGCATGAGTCAGTTTGCAGATGGAGGTCTTTTCGCGACCAAACCTTATGTCGCAGGTTCCAATTACCTGAAAAAAATGAGCAATTACCCGAAAGGAGAATGGGAATCGGTTTGGGATGGACTTTTTTGGAGGTTTATTGATGCTCACTCCGATTTTTTCAAATCAAATCCCCGGCTTTCGATGATGAATCATACCTGGGACAAGATGGATCAGAAAAAGAAAAAGGCTCATTTAGAAAAGGCAGAAAAGTTTTTGGAAAAGTTGGGCGGATAG
- a CDS encoding DUF2256 domain-containing protein, protein MKKADLPSKVCPICKRPFFWRKKWEKNWDEVKYCSEKCRRNKWNEKSD, encoded by the coding sequence ATGAAGAAAGCTGATTTGCCCTCTAAAGTTTGCCCGATCTGCAAAAGACCTTTTTTCTGGAGAAAAAAATGGGAAAAGAATTGGGATGAGGTGAAGTATTGCAGTGAAAAATGTAGAAGAAACAAATGGAATGAAAAAAGCGATTAA
- a CDS encoding flavin reductase family protein, with the protein MQLQKEEIDQLERKFRLNLINSISGIKPANLIGTKSQSDQENVAIFSSVVHLGSNPAQLGFIMRPQTEIPRDTYPNILNSGFYTINHISESFIKKAHFTSAKLKRGDSEFERMKLEPEYLDNFFAPFVKESAVKIGMKYQESIPLPNGCLFVIGSVEIIHLPDHIINELGQVDLNGYAGVGISGLNSYYGLNKLATFPYVREEEIPDFE; encoded by the coding sequence ATGCAGCTACAAAAAGAAGAAATAGACCAACTTGAGCGGAAGTTTCGATTGAATCTGATCAATTCCATTTCAGGTATCAAACCAGCGAATTTGATCGGGACAAAATCTCAAAGCGATCAGGAAAATGTGGCGATTTTTTCTTCTGTGGTTCATTTGGGATCCAATCCGGCCCAATTGGGATTTATCATGAGACCTCAGACAGAAATTCCACGGGATACCTATCCCAATATTTTGAATTCAGGCTTTTACACCATCAACCATATTTCAGAATCTTTTATTAAAAAGGCTCACTTCACATCTGCAAAGCTAAAGAGAGGAGATTCTGAGTTTGAAAGGATGAAATTGGAGCCTGAGTACCTGGATAATTTCTTTGCTCCGTTTGTAAAAGAAAGCGCTGTAAAGATCGGCATGAAGTATCAGGAGAGCATCCCACTGCCCAATGGATGTCTTTTTGTCATTGGTTCCGTGGAGATCATTCATTTACCTGATCACATAATTAATGAGTTGGGGCAAGTGGATTTAAACGGATATGCCGGCGTGGGAATTTCTGGTCTCAACAGCTATTACGGATTGAATAAATTGGCCACTTTTCCTTATGTGAGAGAAGAAGAGATTCCTGATTTTGAATGA
- a CDS encoding FAD-binding domain-containing protein, whose amino-acid sequence MLDFPTNTKGIKKRIEKIDPLRYAASRNFQDGAVTQLSPYISRGVISTNQVFEYIKSLNFPWSQCEKLVQELAWRDYWQQVWLAKGEAIFEDLKNEQKPVQNHQIPSAIIQAKTGIEAVDQGILDLYQTGYMHNHMRMYVASICCNIANSHWLNPAKWMYSHLLDGDLASNHLSWQWVAGAFSNKKYLANQENINKYFNSEQKGTFLDVAYHEFDELKTPELLLQTEEFTTKTTLPSIDNPELEKSKSTLVYNYYNLDPNWHSGEGYQRVLLLESSLFSKYPVSKKCLDFALSLAQNIPGIQVFVGEFSDLIKQVNPEKLIYKEHPLNLHYKGRKEPREWISSVEGYYPSFFAFWKKVKKEIKFD is encoded by the coding sequence GTGCTAGATTTTCCCACAAATACCAAAGGGATCAAAAAAAGGATAGAAAAGATCGATCCTCTGCGCTATGCGGCTTCCAGAAATTTTCAGGATGGGGCCGTGACTCAACTCTCCCCGTATATTTCCAGAGGTGTCATCTCTACGAATCAGGTTTTTGAATATATCAAAAGTTTAAACTTTCCGTGGAGCCAATGCGAAAAACTCGTTCAGGAACTTGCTTGGAGAGATTATTGGCAGCAAGTATGGCTAGCGAAGGGAGAAGCCATTTTTGAGGACCTTAAAAATGAGCAAAAGCCCGTTCAAAATCATCAAATTCCATCCGCTATAATCCAAGCGAAAACTGGAATTGAGGCGGTGGATCAGGGCATCCTAGACCTGTATCAAACTGGCTACATGCATAATCACATGCGTATGTACGTGGCCTCCATATGCTGTAATATCGCAAACTCACATTGGCTGAATCCAGCCAAATGGATGTACAGCCATTTGTTGGATGGAGATCTGGCCAGCAACCATCTAAGTTGGCAATGGGTAGCCGGGGCTTTCTCCAATAAGAAATACTTAGCCAATCAGGAAAATATCAACAAGTATTTTAATAGTGAGCAAAAAGGGACCTTCCTAGATGTAGCATATCATGAGTTTGATGAATTGAAAACTCCAGAACTTCTTTTGCAAACAGAAGAATTTACCACAAAAACCACCCTTCCAAGTATTGACAATCCTGAGTTGGAAAAGTCGAAAAGCACCTTGGTTTACAACTATTACAATCTGGATCCCAACTGGCATTCTGGGGAGGGATATCAACGCGTTTTACTCTTGGAATCCTCTCTTTTCAGCAAATATCCTGTGAGCAAAAAATGCCTTGATTTTGCCTTGTCATTAGCCCAAAACATTCCAGGTATTCAGGTCTTCGTTGGGGAATTTTCGGATTTGATAAAGCAGGTAAATCCTGAAAAATTGATTTATAAAGAGCATCCCCTCAACCTTCATTACAAAGGCCGAAAGGAACCAAGGGAATGGATTAGTAGTGTTGAAGGCTATTATCCTTCCTTTTTTGCCTTTTGGAAAAAGGTGAAGAAAGAAATCAAATTTGATTAA
- a CDS encoding TIGR03643 family protein, whose amino-acid sequence MTEREVDRIIEMAWEDRTPFEAIKNQFGVSESEVIRLMRKELKERSFKMWRKRVNSGVSQKHLKKRSEEISRFKCSRQRSISNNKIT is encoded by the coding sequence ATGACAGAAAGAGAAGTTGATCGGATTATAGAAATGGCTTGGGAGGATCGAACTCCCTTTGAAGCCATCAAAAATCAATTTGGGGTTTCTGAATCTGAGGTTATCCGCTTGATGCGAAAAGAATTGAAAGAACGTTCCTTCAAAATGTGGAGAAAGCGTGTCAATAGTGGTGTAAGCCAAAAGCATTTGAAAAAAAGAAGTGAGGAAATATCTCGCTTCAAATGCAGCAGACAAAGAAGCATTTCCAATAATAAAATCACCTAG
- a CDS encoding Cif family virulence factor, with amino-acid sequence MKYLLPLILFFALVSCNTEVKKNQNEPTINIAQELEKIDQMRKSFEKTVKERRYEDLGQFVTKDMISIGPGSEEWNAYRALKEKHGNKFRYDSIKMNPKETVIVSDTVAYDFGVSSMFYTDETGTVHELKDTFLVLLKKNKEGEWKLFRELASANVE; translated from the coding sequence ATGAAATATTTACTGCCTTTAATTCTTTTTTTTGCTTTGGTTTCTTGTAATACTGAAGTAAAAAAAAATCAGAATGAACCCACCATCAACATAGCTCAGGAACTGGAAAAAATTGATCAAATGAGGAAGTCATTTGAAAAAACCGTGAAAGAACGACGTTATGAAGATTTAGGTCAATTTGTAACAAAGGATATGATATCGATAGGCCCTGGAAGCGAGGAGTGGAACGCTTATCGGGCATTAAAAGAAAAGCATGGAAATAAGTTTAGGTATGATAGTATCAAGATGAATCCAAAAGAGACAGTCATTGTCTCTGATACTGTTGCCTATGATTTTGGAGTGAGTTCAATGTTTTATACGGATGAGACTGGAACTGTGCATGAATTAAAGGATACTTTTTTGGTACTTCTTAAGAAAAATAAAGAGGGAGAGTGGAAACTTTTTAGAGAACTCGCCTCGGCTAATGTAGAATAG
- a CDS encoding single-stranded DNA-binding protein, with the protein MNTLRNRVQLIGRLGSKIEIKNLDGGKTLGKVSMATNEYYKNQKGERVEETTWHNIVAWGKQADLLDKYTDKGSEIAIEDKLSNRSYEDKEGNKRYISEVVVQSILLMGDRKANVPAGAETEDDLPF; encoded by the coding sequence ATGAACACGCTAAGAAACAGAGTACAGCTAATCGGACGTCTTGGATCCAAAATAGAAATCAAAAATCTTGACGGGGGTAAAACACTCGGAAAAGTATCCATGGCCACTAATGAGTATTACAAAAACCAAAAAGGAGAGCGCGTAGAAGAGACCACCTGGCACAACATCGTGGCTTGGGGAAAACAAGCAGACTTACTGGACAAGTACACGGATAAAGGTTCGGAAATCGCCATAGAAGACAAACTCAGCAACCGATCTTATGAAGATAAGGAAGGGAATAAGCGATACATTTCTGAAGTGGTAGTGCAGAGCATTTTGCTTATGGGTGACCGTAAAGCCAATGTTCCTGCAGGAGCCGAAACGGAGGATGATTTACCGTTTTAA
- a CDS encoding acylase — protein MKFRLLYLAIPLLVFACQPKELTEQERWEDTASRVEIIRDDFGVPHIYGQSDADAVFGLLYAQCEDDFRRVERNYVWATGRLAEMEGEIALYSDLRANLYMTEAEAKAAYDTAPDWLKKLCVAFADGVNYYLATHPEVEPQVITHYEPWMPMFFSEGSIGGDIEQIPTRRIAAFYGENQSVALNEFGSGLDPVDLTEEPKGSNGIAIAGSLTESGNAMLLINPHTSFYFRPEVHVVSEEGLNAYGAVTWGQFFVYQGFNEKTGWMHTSTGVDFIDEFVEDVSEKDGKYSYQYGDETREVTELPITLKYKKAGQLEEKSFTMYRTHHGPVTHKLEDQWVVTKINWDPVNALTQSFTRTKLSNHAEFKEMMNIRTNSSNNTVYADADGNIAYFHGNFIPKRNEGFDFSKPVDGSDPASDWQELHTVDESITLLNPGTGWIQNCNSTPYTAAAEFSPKQEDYPVYMAPESENYRAVHAVRVLKDAKNLDLDKLIDLAYDPYLPAFEKLIPMLLQAYDEKGLRDPEFVEPMKVLEAWDYRTGKESVAMSLAHFFGMNFMRNHGNINNLLEFNEGKGSVPDPKATELLETFRTTLQQMDADFGTWNTPWSEINRFQRLTGDINLKFDDDKPYVPVGLASGTWGALAAYGARSTQDTKRLYGYRGNSFVAVVEFGEKVKAKSLLAGGQSSDPNSPHFDDQAQRYADAQFKDVAYYKEDIEARAEERYQPGKRGEK, from the coding sequence ATGAAGTTTCGATTACTCTATTTGGCAATTCCTTTATTGGTTTTTGCCTGCCAACCCAAAGAATTAACTGAACAAGAACGCTGGGAAGACACAGCCTCCAGAGTAGAAATCATTAGAGATGATTTTGGGGTTCCTCACATTTATGGGCAAAGTGATGCCGATGCAGTTTTTGGTTTGTTATACGCCCAATGCGAGGATGATTTTAGAAGAGTAGAAAGAAACTATGTTTGGGCGACTGGAAGACTCGCTGAAATGGAGGGTGAAATAGCACTTTACTCTGATTTGAGAGCAAACCTTTACATGACAGAAGCGGAAGCAAAAGCAGCTTATGATACTGCTCCTGATTGGCTGAAAAAACTTTGTGTCGCTTTTGCCGATGGAGTGAATTATTATTTGGCAACACACCCGGAAGTGGAGCCACAAGTGATTACGCATTACGAGCCTTGGATGCCCATGTTCTTCAGCGAAGGTTCTATTGGAGGCGATATTGAGCAAATTCCAACAAGGAGAATTGCGGCATTTTATGGGGAAAATCAATCCGTGGCATTAAATGAATTTGGAAGCGGATTAGATCCTGTTGATTTGACCGAAGAACCCAAAGGCTCCAATGGAATTGCGATAGCTGGTTCACTTACGGAATCAGGCAATGCCATGCTTTTGATCAACCCGCATACTTCTTTCTACTTCCGACCTGAAGTTCATGTAGTGAGTGAGGAAGGACTCAATGCCTATGGTGCAGTAACCTGGGGACAGTTTTTCGTTTATCAAGGATTCAATGAAAAAACTGGATGGATGCATACCTCCACCGGTGTGGATTTTATAGATGAATTTGTGGAGGATGTTAGTGAGAAGGATGGAAAGTACAGCTACCAATATGGAGATGAAACCAGAGAAGTGACTGAGCTTCCTATTACTTTAAAATATAAAAAGGCTGGACAGCTTGAGGAGAAAAGCTTTACGATGTACCGCACGCACCATGGTCCGGTAACTCATAAACTAGAGGATCAATGGGTGGTGACAAAAATCAATTGGGATCCGGTGAATGCCCTGACACAGAGTTTTACGCGTACCAAACTCAGCAATCATGCGGAATTTAAAGAAATGATGAACATCCGAACCAATTCCTCAAATAATACGGTCTATGCGGATGCAGATGGGAATATTGCTTATTTCCATGGCAATTTCATTCCTAAAAGAAACGAAGGATTTGATTTTTCTAAGCCGGTGGATGGTTCTGATCCAGCATCTGACTGGCAGGAATTACATACAGTCGATGAAAGTATCACCTTGCTCAATCCAGGTACCGGATGGATCCAAAATTGTAATTCAACTCCTTACACCGCTGCTGCGGAATTCAGCCCAAAGCAAGAAGATTATCCCGTTTATATGGCACCGGAATCTGAGAATTATAGAGCCGTGCATGCTGTAAGAGTTTTGAAAGATGCAAAAAACTTGGATTTGGATAAGCTGATTGATTTAGCCTACGATCCCTATTTACCGGCATTCGAAAAGTTGATTCCTATGCTATTGCAAGCTTATGATGAAAAGGGTTTGAGGGACCCGGAATTTGTCGAGCCAATGAAAGTTTTAGAAGCTTGGGATTACCGTACCGGAAAAGAATCGGTAGCCATGTCTTTGGCACATTTCTTTGGAATGAATTTTATGCGGAATCATGGAAATATCAATAACTTATTGGAGTTCAATGAAGGAAAAGGTAGTGTTCCAGACCCTAAGGCTACCGAGCTTTTGGAAACCTTCCGAACAACTTTGCAACAGATGGATGCTGATTTTGGAACTTGGAATACCCCTTGGTCAGAAATCAATAGGTTTCAGCGATTAACTGGTGATATCAACTTGAAATTCGATGATGACAAACCCTATGTGCCTGTTGGTTTAGCTTCAGGAACCTGGGGAGCATTGGCTGCTTATGGCGCCAGATCTACTCAAGATACCAAAAGGCTATATGGATACCGAGGAAATAGTTTTGTTGCTGTGGTTGAGTTTGGGGAAAAGGTAAAAGCGAAGTCATTGCTTGCAGGAGGACAAAGTTCAGATCCCAATTCGCCGCATTTCGATGATCAAGCTCAAAGGTATGCTGATGCTCAGTTTAAGGATGTGGCCTATTACAAAGAAGATATTGAAGCGAGGGCAGAGGAGAGGTATCAGCCGGGGAAACGAGGAGAGAAATAG